The Luteibacter flocculans genomic interval CCATGCCGGTACTTCGAGGCTGCCGTTTCGGTGGCCTCTTTTTTTGGAGACCACCATGGCAGTCAACAAGGCCAAGAGCACTCAGTTCCGCAAGGTCGAGGTGAGCGCGACCGGCGGCTCGTCTGGAACCTGGACGAAGATCGGCCAGACCAGCGACGTGACCCTCTCGACGGGTTCGGCGCAGTTCCTGGATGCCACCAACTACGACAGCACGACGAAGGAATACATCGGCGCGCTGGACGACGTGCAGGACACCAACATCCAGTTCCAGCGGGTGGTGGACGACGAGGGCCAGAACATGGCGCGCGACGCCTCGTTCGAGCGTCCCCGTCCCACGCTGTACTTTCGCATGACCACCGGCCAGGGCGAAGTCATGACCTTCGAGAGCGAGGTCGGCGGCTGGCAGGTTGGCGGCGCCGCGAACACCGTGGAAACGGGCCAGTTCACGGTTCGTCCGCGCAACATCGTCTGGACCGCGCCGGAGACGCCGTAATGTCGAAGCTGCTGACGAAAGACCAGATCCTCGCGGCCGACCGCAAGAAGCACGAAGACATCGAGGTCAAGGAATGGGGCGGAACGGTTCGCCTGCAGGAGCTATCAGCCAGCGACCGGGACCTGTGGGAGGCGGAAGCCTTCACCGTTGCCCCGGACGGCGCAAGCGCGAAGTTCAACCCGAAGCACGCCCGCGCGCGCCTCGTGGTGCGCTGCCTCGTCGATGAAACCGGACGTCGTCTTTTCACCGATGATGAGGTCGCAGCCCTGGGCAGCCTCTCGGCGTCGACGATGCAGAAGCTGTTCAACAAGGCTCGCGCCCTGAACGCGATCACGAACAGCGACATCAAGGAGCTGGAGGGAAACTCCGACGCCGGCCCGAGCGCCGGCGGCTCTTCGACCTCTGCGAAAGGTTCGGCGTAGCGCACCCGTCAATCCTGCTCCGACAGCTCACCTCCAGTGAGTTGTCGGAGCTGATCGCCTACAGCGAATTGCATCCGCTCTCGCCCGGGCAGGAGCGGATGCTCGCGAAGCTGACACATATGGTTGCCATCGGCGCCCAGGTCCAGGTGGACGGCGAACCGATTCCCCTGAGCGACCACTTCATCCGCAAGTTCCCCGACGAGATCTGACCTTGGCCACGATCGCCCAAATCCGTGCCGACCTGGTCGGTTCGAGTGCCAGTTTCCGCGCGGAGATGATTGCTGGCCAACGTCAGGCGAACGAATCCCTGCAGAGCATTCGCAGGGAAGTCACTACGACGGCGACGAGCATCACGACGCTTAACAAGGCCGCTGCTGGCCTGGTCGGGTTCGAGGCGATCAAGGGCGGTGTGCAGTCTCTTCTAGATGCACAGAAGGCGGCGCAGCAGGTCCATTACTCTCTGGTCAGCGCCACCGGCTCGACCACGGCTGCAGACGCGGCGTACAAGGCAGTTTCTGCGACGGCGGAGCAGCTGGGCCTCGATCTGCGCACGTCCGCGTTGGGCTTCTCGTCCATGTCCGCCGCAGCGAGCGCCAACGGCGTGGCGATGCACGACCAGCAGGCACTGTTCGAAGGGCTTGCCCGCTCGGCGACGGTCCTCCACCTGTCGTCCGAGCAGACCGGCCGCGCCATTACCGCGCTCAGCCAGATTTTCGGCAAGGGGAAGATCCAGGCGGAAGAACTCCGGCAGCAGCTCGGCGACGCGATCCCCGGCGTCGTCCCGCGCTTCCAGCAGGCGGTCATGGCCATGACCCGTGGCACGGACCTCGCGGGCAAGTCGTTCGACCAGCTGCTCCAGTCGGGCGACATCACCGTCCAGCGGTTCCTGCCGGCGCTTATCCAGTCCCTCAATGACACTGGCCGCGGTGCCGAGCAGGCGGCCGGCGGCCTCAACGCCTCGGTCAATCGCCTGTCGTCCGAGTGGTTCCGCTTGAAGACGGATCTCTCAGGCGGTCTCTTCAGCGATGCTGCTACGGCGAGCATCGACTTGGTCACGCACAATTTGGAGCACCTCGCGGACGTCGCAGGGATCACCGGCGGACTCGTCGTGGCTCGGCTCGCCGGCGGTGGCCTCGGCAAGGCCTCATCCGGCGCGTCCGCGCTTGTCCAGCAACAGCAGGAGGCGCGCGCCGCGGCCGTGGCCGCGACTGAACTGGCGTCCGCGCAGGCAACCGCTGCGGCAGCAGAGATCAAGCAGAACGAGGCGGCGTTGGCTGGTGTCGCGTCGGCGCGTGCTCAGGCCGCCGCACAGCGCGACGCTGCTGCGGCGGCCCTACAGAAGGCCTTGGCCGAGAATGAGGCCGCACAGGCGACGCTCAACCATCAGCGCACGGCGGCGACCCTGTCGGCGAACACCCGCGCACAGAGAATCGCCACCACCGAGGCCGCCGCCGCACAGGCCGCGCTCTCGCGCGCGCAGGTGCAATACAACGCATCCGCGCAGGCGTCGATCGCGCTCAAGGCTCAGCAGATCGAGTTGGAGGGTGCGCTTTTCCGTGCCCGCGGCGCAGCGACCCTTGCCACTGAGGCGGAGGTAGCGGCCGAACGGCAACTTGCCACCACGAGTGCTGCCGGTCTGCTGGCGCGTGGAGCATCCGGCCTGGGCAACTTCGCCCTTGGCCTCGTCGGGGGGCCATGGGGTGCAGCTGTGGCGGCGATCGGGGCGGTCGGTTACGCCATTTACGATACTCAGAAGCGAGCGGAGGACTACCGAAAGGAAACCGACGAGCTCTCCAAGTCGGTTAAGCAGCTTCGTGAAGAGGCAGAGACTGCAGCCAAGTCCTTTGGCGTGCTCGATGGCTCGATGACCTTCAAGCAGGGCATCGAGCAATACAAACAAGAGTCGGCAGCCATCGCTGAGCAGCGTTCGGCCCTTTCCGACCTGGAGGCGCAGGCCGATGCCATCCGTGCGCGCATCGCCAGCCGTAGCAACGGAACCGCCGGCGGCGCCTTCGCCAATTTGCTCGACCAGCGCGAGCTGGACGGCGTAAACGAGCGTATCGAGGCCCTGCAATCGCAGCTCGGTCCGGCGACCGCTGCTGTCGACGCTCTCGGGAACAAGATGTCGGGCGTGCTCGCGCCATCGATCGGGGACGTGAAGAAAGCCCTTGCCGAACTCGCAAACGGCAAGTCGCTGCTCGACGTGGTCTTCGATCTGTCGTCTGGCGCCGATAAGGGCATCGCTTCGGCGGATGCTGCTCTCGCGAGCCTTCGGGCCGGCCTGCAGGTTTTCCAGGCAGGTGCGAAGGATCTCGCCGACAAGGCTGCAACGGACGGTTTGAACAACGCCCAGAAGGCCGCCTACCTCTACCAGCAACGCCTGAAGGACATCGCCAAGTTGCCAGCCGGGCAGCAGTCGGGAGCCCGCGCGACACTTGACCAGGATTACGCGCCGTATCTGGAGGCTGCGAAGCGGTTGGACGCGGCGGACGCCGCGAAGAAGGCGGCCTCGGCAGCGACCTCTCAAGCCAAACAGTACGCTGAGGCCACCCAGCGCCTCATTGACGAGGCGAAGCAGCATTCGGCGGTGCTGGCGGAACAGGCTGACGGCACGCAGAAGCTCACCGAGAGCCAGGCGAAGCTTGCCGCGTTCGAGCAAGAGCTGCTCACCACGAAGAACAAGTCGCTGATCGCGCGCGCGGCCGAGTACCGCGCGATCTTGCAAGAGAACGCAGCCAAGGAAGTGGCACAGCGACAGGCCCAGGAGGAGGCGGCCGCCCTCGCGCGCAGCATCGCCCTTCGCGACCAGCTGAGCGCACGCATTGACCGGCAGAACGAGGCGAACGCCCTCGCGGTCGCCGGCGTCGGTCATGGTCAGGAACTGACACAGCAGCTCCAGGACGAGCTGCGCATCCGCCAGGAATACGACCGCCAGCGGCAGCAGTACGACAAGCAGGCCGGTCAGCTGAAGCCCGGCGTCGCCGGATCGGTGGGATCGAAGGAGTACAACGAAGACGTCGCGCGGATGTTCGCCAGCCAGCAGCAGGAACTGGCGATCTACCGTGCCGGCGTTCAGCAGCGCCTCGATGCCGAGAAGGATTGGTCCAACGGTGCGCAGGCCGCCCTGGAGGACTACGTCTCGTCCGCCAACGATGTCGCCGGCCAGACGAAACAGGCGTTCTCGGATGCCTTCGGCGGCCTGGAAGATGCTCTGGTTACCTTCGTGCAGACCGGCAAGCTGAGCTTTACGGACCTGGCGAATTCGATCATCGCTGACATCGCGCGCATGCAGGTGAAAGCGGCCGCGAGCGGGCTTTTCCAGGTGGCCGCTAATGCCATCGGCGCCTATTTCGGCGGTGGGTCCGGTGGGTCGGTCCAGTCAATCGGCGGCGACACGTCGTACCTGGGGAACTCCTACAACACCGGTCAGTACGGCGGTGGTTTCAATCTGGGAGGTGGCAGGGCCGGCGGCGGTAGCACTTCGGCCGGAACGCTCTACGAGGTCGCGGAGCACGGTCCGGAGCTCTACCAGTCCGGCGGCCGAAGCTACCTGCTCTCCGGCAAGGACGGCTACGTCACACCGGCTGGGAGCAGCCGTGGCGCGACGTCTGCGGGTGCGGGCGGTGGTCTCATTGTGAATATCACCAATACCCAGGGCGACAAGGTCCAGGCCACGGCCAAAGAGAGTAAGGGGCCCGGTGGTGCTCGGCAGCTGGACATCATGATCGATGCCGTGGAGGCCAAGATCGCGGGCAATGTGTCACGTGGTCAGGGTCCGCTGTCGTCCGCGCTCAGCAGCCGCTACAGCCTGAACAAGGGGCAGAACATCTAATGGCAGATCCGATTTTCCCAGCGGCGTTGCCCGCCGTTCGTGTGGGCGACGGTTACGGCTATCAGCCGGTTTCGCCGTTCGCACGCACAAACATGGACAGCGGTCTGGCCCGGCAGCGACGCCGCTTCGTCAGCGTTCCGACGACCGTTACTGCCAAGCTTCGCCTCACGACAACACAACTGGGCACCTTCGAGTCCTTCTTCTGGAACGACCTCAACGCCGGCGTATCCTGGTTCGTGGTTCCGCTCGTGAACGGCCGCGGCATGAACAGCGTTCGCGCACGCATCACGGAGGCGCCGGCGACGGCGGGCACCGAGTCACCGGACGTGTGGGACGTATCGCTTAAGTTGGAAACCCTGTCGCTGCCGGTGGCCTCGTAATGGCGGATTATTCGCAGGCGCTGAAGGAGGCCTACGCTTCCAATCCCGTCGAACAGGTGATCCTCGACACGCTAGAGATCTACCACCCCGCATTCGTCGATGATGACGGCCACCCGGCACCGGCGCGTGTCGTGCGTGCATACGAAGACCTCTTCGCGGTCCTGGAACTGGACGCGCCGATGAATCCAGGCCAGCAGGTCCGCTTCGTGGCCATGGCCTTCGACTTCGTTCTTCCGGGTTTCGAGGAAGGCAAGACGCCTGAACTCAAGATCACCCTGGACAACGTCGGTCGCGAGCTCGTCGGTTACCTGGAGGCTGCAGCGAGCGATCCGAAGCAGGTGACGGTGATCTACCGGCCGTACCTGATTTCCGACCTCTCTGGGCCGCAGATGGATCCGCCCATCACGATGCTAGTCACCGGGGTAAGCGTCGACGTCTTCCAGGTGCAGATCAGCGCCTCGCTCGATGACGTGAACAACTGGGCCTTTCCCCATCGGCTCTATCAGCCGGAGGAGTTTCCGGGGCTCGTGCGATGACGCCCGAGCAGATCACGGGCCTCGTCGGCAAGCGCTATGCCCTTGGCGCCGACGGCCCCGACGCATACGACTGCCGCGGTCTTCTGCTGCACTGCCAGCGCACCTTCTTCGGAAAGCCTCTCCCGGAACTGCCAATGGGACAGGGCATGCGCGACCTGTTCGGCGAGAAGCTGGCCAGCGGTGCCTGGGAGCAGGTGGAACGGCCCGAGCATGGAGATGCAGCCTTGCTGCGCGGCGGGGATTACCCCCACGTCGGAATCTGGCTCACGTGTGTTGGCCCAGGCGTTCTTCACGCCCTTGACGGGGTCGGGGTCATCTGGTCGCCCCAGAACACATTGCGCCTGCTGGGCTTCAGTAGGATTCGATTCATCCGATTCCACGCGCCTCCCTCGTAGGTTTATCCTCATCGAAACGACTGAGGGGAGGCAGCGATGCGAAAGGTGTGGATACTTGTTGGGCTGTTGGGTGTAGCGGCCTGTAGCCCGGTACGGCCGATGGTCACGGAACCGTCGATGGCCGTTGCAAGCGCTGGGCGTTTCCCTGTGACGGTGGAGCGTGGGCGGTGGGCGGGCCTCAATTCGACGCCAATTGGCGTGTACATCGATCGGAAGCTCGTTGCCGTGGTTGGCGGTGGGCAGGTGGTGACCATGTACGTGAACGAAGGTAGGCACTCCGTCGGAGTTGGCCCAGACCGCGGCCCTCCTGACGTACTGGTGCCGAACGACGAGCTGGCCGTCGACGTGTCCTCAGAGTCACGCCCAATCCTTCGCACGAACGTGTCGGCCATGGGATACGGCGGCTGGAAGATAGAGCGCGTAAGCCAGTAACGGCGCTCCAACCTTTGATTTTACGAACCCCGCCCAGGCGGGGTTTTTTATTGCCCAGAGGAAAGACATGCAGTCCACGGTAGTCGAAATCACCGACTGGGCGAGGCCGCAGATCGGACGCGAACTGCACCAGGTCAGGGGCCGGTTGCGAATCGACACCCAACTGCGTCGTCAGGGGCTCATCGTTGGGCGGGGCCGGCATATGCGCCGCGTAAAGCCCTTCGTCGTGACCACGAACGGCAAGGACTATTTGCTTCAGGCCGACTGGAAGCGATGCCTGAAGGATGGCGAAGTTCTCCTCGTCATCGCGGCGCCCCCAGCGGGTGGTGGTGGCGGCTCAAGAATCCTCGCGATCCTTGCAATCGTGGCCCTGTCGATCTTCACAGCGGGCGCGGCGACCGCAGCTCTGGCGGCCGCCGGTGCATCGGCTGGCGTGGCTGCCGCTGGTGGCGCTATCGCCGGCGCTCTCGTAACCACGCTCGGCAACATGCTCGTCAACGCGATCATGCCGCCCCCCAAGCCGCCGAGCGGCCAGAACCGAGGATCTACGAGCCCGAACTACTCGATCGGTGCCCAAGGCAACACGGCTCGGCTCATGGAATCGATGCCCGTCCTTTACGGGCGGTTTCGCATCTATCCGGACTATGCCGCGCAGCCGTACACCGACTATCGCGGGAACGATCAGTACCTGTACCAGCTGTTCGTCATCACCCAAGGGAAGATGCAGATCGAAGAGATCCGCATCGACGAGACGAACGTCGACAGCTTCTCTGACGTGCGCTACGAGGTCATCCCTCCTGGCGGCCAGTTGACGCTCTTCCCAGACAACATCGTCACGTCCGAGGCGGTCGCCGGCATCCAGCTGGAGAAGCCCAGCGATGGAGGCGACTGGTCCGGTCCGTTCGTGACCAACCCGCCTGAGACGCAGGCGACCCGCATCGGCATTGATGTCGGCTGGCCTGGCGGGCTCTATCGCTACAACGACGAAGGGAAGAAGCGCACGGCGAACAGCCCGTGGACCGCGCAGGCCCAGCGTATCGACGACGAGGGAAACGCTCTGGGCGATTGGTTCACCCTGATCAACGAAAACAAGTCGTCGGACAGCGAGAAGCCGATCTACACGTCCTTTACCTTCGACGTGCCCGCAGGGCGATACCAGGTGCGCCTGCGGCAGAACCAGCCGGCGGACCTGAATGGGCAAGTCGTCAACATGATGACGTGGCAGTCCCTCAAGGGCTATTTGCCGAGCCAACTTACCTACGGCGACTGCACGATGCTGGCCATGGTCATCAAGGCCGGCGCGCAGGTGAATGGGCAGACCTCGCGCAAGGTCAACGTGATCGGTACGCGCATCCTCCCCGTGTGGAACGGCTCCGTATGGGCCGAGCAGCCTACCCGGAATCCCGCCTGGGCGCTGGCGGATGCGTTTCGCAACACGACCTATGGCCGCGGCTGGGCGGACAACCGGATCAACCTCGACGGCCTGCTGGCGGAAGCGCAGACGTGGGCAGCTCGTGGGGACACCTACGACGGGGTCTTCGATACGAAAGTCACCCTCTGGGATGCGGTCACGCAGATCGCACGCGCAGGCCGCGCGCTGCCGATGTACTTCGCAGGCGTCGTCGAGATTATCCGAGACGCGCCGCGGCAGGTGCCGACCCTGATGCTGACGCCCGACGAGATCGTGCAGGGCAGCTTCAAGATCGACTACGTGTACCCCACGTTCGACAGCCCCGACTACGTCATCGTCGAGTACACGAATCCGAACACGTGGCAGCCGCAGACCGTCCCGTGCGCTCTCACCGGCTCGGCCAAGCTGCGCCCGAAGAACGTCCAGCTTCCCGGCGTCATCTCCCGCGATCAGGCATTCCGCGAAGGCATGTACATGGCCGCGAGCAACCGCGACCAGAGAAAGTTCATCACCGTCACCGTGGAGATGGATGGCTATATCCCTCGGTACGGCGATCGCATCGACATCGCGCACGACGTTCCGCAGTGGGGCATCTCGGGCCGCATCGTCGGCTACGACGAGGCCACGGGCGTGCTGACCACCAGCGAACCGGTCGCGTGGTACGCCGGGCAAAACCACTTCGTGGCGCTGCGCGCGCTCGATGGCTCGGTGCAGGGGCCGTACAAGGTGCTCCAGGGCGATGACCTGTTCCACATGGTGCTCACGGGTCTCACGCAGCAGCAGAAGGATGCGCTGTGGATCTCAGATGGCAGCCATGCGGAGCCGACCAGCTTCTCGTTCGGTCCAGGCAGCCAACAGTTTCAAAGCTGCCTCCTGCTGCGTGCCACGCCGCAGGGCGACGACCATGTCGAGCTCTACATGGTGAACTACGCCCCGAGCGTCTACCTCGCCGAGGTGAACGCCGACGTTCCACCCCCGGGATCGCCCTCGCTCCTCACGCCAGCCAGCGGCGCCCCCGACGTAGGTGACATCGGCCTAAACCAGAACGAAGGATCACAGACGGTGCATCTCTGGGTGCCGCCTGTAGCCGGCGCGGTCGCCTACGAATTCGAGATCAGCTACGACGGCGGCGTCACCTGGGTGCCCGTGGGCGTCAGCGTCTACAACTACATCGATGCAGTGATTCCGCCCGGCACGTGGATCGTCCGCGCTCGGGCGATCGGCGCGAGCGGTATCCCCGGTGGCTGGAATCAGAACCCTGTCACGGTGGACGGCAAGCCGTGGCCGCTGGGTGCGCTGCAATCGCTCACGTGCTTCGAGCTGGTTATGGCGATCCGCCTCGTGTGGGCCATGCCGACCGGATTCGATGTACTCGATGCCGCATCCACCGAGATCCGGGTCGGCACGACGAACAACTTCGCGCTATCGTCGTTCCTTGCCGAAGTGGCATATCCGACGGCAACGTACACCCACAACACGAACACGGCCGGCGAGGAGTATTTCTTCTGGGCGCGCCTTACGAGTAAGTCCGGAAATGATCCGGGCCCGTGGATAGGGCCGGTGGTCGGGCAGACCAGCACTGATGCAACCGCGATCCTTGCCGTTCTCACCGGGAAAATCTCGTCGACGCAGCTGGCGCAGGACCTGCTCGCTAAAATCGAAACCGGTGCGGAGTTTGCCGCCTACCTAAATGCGCCCGACTGGGCTGCCGGCACAGCCTACGCAGCCTCGACTATCGTCAGCCACAGCGGGAGGCTATGGCGTGCTGCGCAGGCTGTGCCATCCGGTGGGCCCGAGCCAGGCACTTCCCCTGCCTTCTGGGAAGATGTTGGAAGCATCGCGCAGACCGCTTACGGCCAGGCGGCCACGATCCACGACACCACGCTCAAGGTAAGCGATCTTGACGGGCAGGTGCAGGGCGTCGCTTCCCAGGTAGATGCTCTCGAAGTGACGTCTGGTATCCCGGTGAAGGCCGGAGCGGACACGACGCCGGCTGGCGCCAATACGCGCCGAGCAGGCATCTACACCTACTCGGTGACGCGCGTCGACGGCGACCTCGCCGAAGCGATAAAGACTGAGACCCTGTCCGCTCAGGTGAACACCTATTCGGCATCGATCCAGACGATCCAACAGGCTCAGGCCACAACGGACGGCAAGGTATCGGCGAGTCAAGTCGTCAAGGTGCAGGTGGCCGCTAACGGTCAGACATACCTCGCCGGGATCGCCATTGGCGTGGACTACTCGGGTGGTACGGTTACTTCGCAAGTCCTCGTCAACGCGGCAACCTTCGCTGTCTTCGACGCGTCCAGCGGCTCACCGCCAACTATTTTTCCTTTCGTCATCCAAGGTGGGCAGGTCTTTATCAACCAGGCGCTGATCGGCACCGGCTGGATCACGAACGCGATGATCGGCAACGCGATTCAATCAACGGCCGTAGACAGCACGGGGCAGCCGCTGTGGTCGCTCAACAAAACGACCGGCCTTGTAATGCGCGGATCGGGTTCGGGCTGGCGCACGGAGCGCGACGGCGCCGGTGCCCGGCTGTACGACGGCAACGGCGTCCTCCGTTTCCGCTGGGGTGCTTGGTAATGGGTATCGGCATTCAAGTCCTCGGCATTCAAGTGTTCGACGCCGCGGGAAACCTGCAGATCGACGTCACCACTCGGCTATCACGCGTCATCGGAACGACGGTCATCCCTGCTGGAAGCAGCGGAGCGATCGCGGTGCCTAACGCAGGGCAGGGTGCCATCTGGTACGCCATCTATACGACGAACGGCAACCGATATACCCCGGTTATCTCCGTGGACAATGGCGTCATTTCATGGGTGCCTCGCGGCGGATTCCCTGGCGGTCCAGTCGATACAACCATGATCTACGGCCTCTACTGATGACGATCGGATTTCAGGTCCTTCTCGCCGACGGCACGACGGTGCAGGCGGATGACACATATCGAAACTTGTCCGTTCGCGAGCAGGGATCGGCCACGACTACAAACCTGACCGCTGCGGGCGGCACATCGTTCATCGTGTTCTACCGCACCGGTTTGACTATGCCGCTTCTCGCAGTGGGCGGTACCGGTTATGCCACCGGCCAGGTCTGGTATGACGCTGCGAATGCACGCTGGGGCTTCATGATCACCTCGGGCGGCGGGGTAGGCACGTCGGTGCCGTTCTACATTTTCGACGTCCCTTACGACTCCGATCCTGGTTTCGGCCTGCAGGTCTTCAATGCGGCTGGTCAGAAGACGTTCGACATCATGCAGAAATACATGCGCGTGAATGACTTCTACTCGGTCAGCGCAGCCGTGTTGGCGACACGAAACTACGACCCTTCGCGCGTCTACGCATGCATCCACATGATCGTAGGCTTTCGAATATCGGCTCAGGCTGGCAACACGCAGCTCGTCGCGAGCAGGGTATCGGGCGGCTCAGTCACCACGACGGGAATCATTGTGGACGGACCTCAGGGCATTCCCACTATCAATGAAGCGTTGGCCGTGATCCTCGTGGTCGACGTTACCTACTACTGAGGCATCCATGGCACAGCAAGCTATCAATTTTGACCCTGCGACTGGTGATGACACCAGTGGTGCGCTGCGGAAGCTCGACAACAACGTCAATGACCACGAGACGCGCATTGTCGCAGTGAAGGCAACAGCCGACGGAGCTGCTGGGACGGCCGCGACTGCTGGGACGGCCGCGAATACGGCGAACACCGCTCTCACGGCGACTGGCTGGTCTGCGGCGGTGGCGCCCCAGATCAACTCGATCGATGGTGTGAACCGCTCGGCGATCTACCGATTCATTGCGACTACACCTGGCGCGCTACCTACGAACCAGGCCTACGGAACGCTGATTACGCTGTCGTACAGCGCATCGGACTACACGCAGCTCGCCACAAGCGTCACGAACAACGAAATGGCGTTTCGCTTCTATCGAGGTGCGGGCGGCGGCTGGAACGCCTGGAACCGCGTATGGCATTCCGGCAACACGACCGTCGACGCCAACCTATTCATCAAGAAGGCCAACTAAGATGCATGTGCAAGGCTCCGTTGCGTTCAATTTCCTGCCAGACGGCACGATCGTAGAAGAGGGCGACCATTCGCCGGCTGTCAGCGACGGGATCAACGTTCCGTTCGACGCGCTGTCCATCCATGTGTCCCATGCCGCCACCGGTGACTATCGAATCGATGGTCCGGGACTGAGCTGGCCGGCGGGTTGGAAGATCACCATCTTCAAAGACGAGAACGACGAAAACACGGTGCGCGTGACTCTCTCTGCGGACGCGGGCACGCTGCGCGTTCAGTGCGTCGACCCGACGACCCACGATCCGAAAGACGTGGTCTACATGATGACGGTGCGCGTTGGCATAAACGCCGACATCGAATACGTGCCGCCCGTCCCGCCGCCGATGCCCGAAGGTGTCGCCCCGCCGATCGGCGAGCCTGCGGGATTTGAGCCCGACGCCACGGCCTGACACCGCCGTCACGCCCTGACGGTATGCTGCGGCCATGTGCGGCCGCTACGCCACCTTCGGACCTGTCTCCGTCTCTCGCCACGAGCGGGAGGTGCTCGAGCAAATCGAGTTGGACATCATCAGCGAGATCAATCAGCGGGAGCCGAAGTACAACATTGCCCCGATGCAGCGCGCGCCGGTGGTCGTGTACGGGGATGGCGGCTACCACGTCCGCGACTACCGCTGGGGCCTGGTGCCTCACTGGTCGAAGGATCTCAAGTTCGGGGCGAAGACGATCAACGCCCGCGCCGACACCGTGGCGAGCAAGCCATCGTTCCGCGAGGCGTTCAAGAAGCGTCGATGCCTGGTGCCGGCCAGCGGCTACTATGAGTGGAAGGGCCAGTCGCCGAACAAGCAGCCCTATTTCATCCACGACCCTGCCGGCCACCTGCTCATGTTCGCGGGCCTGTGGGAAGGCTGGCGGGAATCGCCCGAGGCCGAGTGGGTGCATACCTTCACGGTCATCACCGGCGAGCCTGGGAAGGTCTCCGGCGACATCCACGACCGGCAGCCGGTGATCCTGCCGCCCGACCTGTGGACCGTGTGGTGCGAGGCGCCGCCGGCAGACGCCGCGGGCGTGCTCGCCGATGTCCCTGAGGCGGACTTGGTCTACCACCCCGTCTCGAAGGCCGTGGGCTCGCCGAAGAACAGGGGGGCGGAACTGGTCGAACCTGCGGTTATCGTTGAGCCTTTTTAAGTCCCGTCGTCAGGCGGTCAGCATTGCCGAGGGCGATGATTTTGCGGATGCAGATATCGGCTCGCAAAATAAAATGTCAGATGCGATGAGTCGCTCCGCCGGCTACAGGCCCGCAGCTTCTTTCGCAAGTTCGCTCATTTC includes:
- a CDS encoding host specificity factor TipJ family phage tail protein gives rise to the protein MQSTVVEITDWARPQIGRELHQVRGRLRIDTQLRRQGLIVGRGRHMRRVKPFVVTTNGKDYLLQADWKRCLKDGEVLLVIAAPPAGGGGGSRILAILAIVALSIFTAGAATAALAAAGASAGVAAAGGAIAGALVTTLGNMLVNAIMPPPKPPSGQNRGSTSPNYSIGAQGNTARLMESMPVLYGRFRIYPDYAAQPYTDYRGNDQYLYQLFVITQGKMQIEEIRIDETNVDSFSDVRYEVIPPGGQLTLFPDNIVTSEAVAGIQLEKPSDGGDWSGPFVTNPPETQATRIGIDVGWPGGLYRYNDEGKKRTANSPWTAQAQRIDDEGNALGDWFTLINENKSSDSEKPIYTSFTFDVPAGRYQVRLRQNQPADLNGQVVNMMTWQSLKGYLPSQLTYGDCTMLAMVIKAGAQVNGQTSRKVNVIGTRILPVWNGSVWAEQPTRNPAWALADAFRNTTYGRGWADNRINLDGLLAEAQTWAARGDTYDGVFDTKVTLWDAVTQIARAGRALPMYFAGVVEIIRDAPRQVPTLMLTPDEIVQGSFKIDYVYPTFDSPDYVIVEYTNPNTWQPQTVPCALTGSAKLRPKNVQLPGVISRDQAFREGMYMAASNRDQRKFITVTVEMDGYIPRYGDRIDIAHDVPQWGISGRIVGYDEATGVLTTSEPVAWYAGQNHFVALRALDGSVQGPYKVLQGDDLFHMVLTGLTQQQKDALWISDGSHAEPTSFSFGPGSQQFQSCLLLRATPQGDDHVELYMVNYAPSVYLAEVNADVPPPGSPSLLTPASGAPDVGDIGLNQNEGSQTVHLWVPPVAGAVAYEFEISYDGGVTWVPVGVSVYNYIDAVIPPGTWIVRARAIGASGIPGGWNQNPVTVDGKPWPLGALQSLTCFELVMAIRLVWAMPTGFDVLDAASTEIRVGTTNNFALSSFLAEVAYPTATYTHNTNTAGEEYFFWARLTSKSGNDPGPWIGPVVGQTSTDATAILAVLTGKISSTQLAQDLLAKIETGAEFAAYLNAPDWAAGTAYAASTIVSHSGRLWRAAQAVPSGGPEPGTSPAFWEDVGSIAQTAYGQAATIHDTTLKVSDLDGQVQGVASQVDALEVTSGIPVKAGADTTPAGANTRRAGIYTYSVTRVDGDLAEAIKTETLSAQVNTYSASIQTIQQAQATTDGKVSASQVVKVQVAANGQTYLAGIAIGVDYSGGTVTSQVLVNAATFAVFDASSGSPPTIFPFVIQGGQVFINQALIGTGWITNAMIGNAIQSTAVDSTGQPLWSLNKTTGLVMRGSGSGWRTERDGAGARLYDGNGVLRFRWGAW
- a CDS encoding SOS response-associated peptidase yields the protein MCGRYATFGPVSVSRHEREVLEQIELDIISEINQREPKYNIAPMQRAPVVVYGDGGYHVRDYRWGLVPHWSKDLKFGAKTINARADTVASKPSFREAFKKRRCLVPASGYYEWKGQSPNKQPYFIHDPAGHLLMFAGLWEGWRESPEAEWVHTFTVITGEPGKVSGDIHDRQPVILPPDLWTVWCEAPPADAAGVLADVPEADLVYHPVSKAVGSPKNRGAELVEPAVIVEPF
- a CDS encoding pyocin knob domain-containing protein gives rise to the protein MAQQAINFDPATGDDTSGALRKLDNNVNDHETRIVAVKATADGAAGTAATAGTAANTANTALTATGWSAAVAPQINSIDGVNRSAIYRFIATTPGALPTNQAYGTLITLSYSASDYTQLATSVTNNEMAFRFYRGAGGGWNAWNRVWHSGNTTVDANLFIKKAN